Proteins found in one Canis aureus isolate CA01 chromosome 19, VMU_Caureus_v.1.0, whole genome shotgun sequence genomic segment:
- the S1PR4 gene encoding sphingosine 1-phosphate receptor 4 has protein sequence MNGTGPPSAAPESCQQLAASGHSRLIVLHYNHSGRLAGRAGPDEGSLGVLRGVFVAASCLVVLENLLVLVAIATRMRSRRWVYYCLVNITLSDLLTGVAYLANVLLSGARTFHLAPAQWFLREGLLFMALAASTFSLLFTAGERFATMVRPVAESGASKRGRVYGFIGLCWLLAALLGLLPLLGWNCVCAFPRCSSLLPLYSKAYILFCVGVFACILAAIMALYGAIFRVVRANGQKAPRAPARRKARRLLKTVLMILLAFVVCWGPLFGLLLADVFSSTDWAQEYLRGMDWILALAVLNSAVNPLIYSFRSREVCQAVLGFLCCGCLRLGLRGPRDCLAQVTEAQSSTTDSSLRPRDSFRGSRSLSFRMREPLTSISSVRSV, from the coding sequence ATGAACGGCACGGGGCCCCCCTCGGCGGCCCCCGAGTCCTGCCAGCAGCTGGCGGCCAGCGGGCACAGCCGCCTCATCGTGCTGCACTACAACCACTCGGGCCGGCTGGCGGGGCGCGCCGGGCCCGACgaggggagcctgggggtgcTGCGCGGCGTCTTCGTGGCCGCCAGCTGCCTGGTGGTGCTGGAGAACCTGCTGGTGCTGGTGGCCATCGCGACCCGCATGCGCTCGCGGCGCTGGGTGTACTACTGCCTGGTCAACATCACGCTGAGCGACCTGCTCACCGGCGTGGCCTACCTGGCCAACGTGCTGCTGTCGGGCGCGCGCACCTTCCACCTGGCGCCCGCCCAGTGGTTCCTGCGCGAGGGCCTGCTCTTCATGGCGCTGGCCGCCTCCACCTTCAGCCTGCTCTTCACCGCCGGCGAGCGCTTCGCCACCATGGTGCGGCCGGTGGCCGAGAGCGGGGCGAGCAAGCGCGGCCGGGTGTACGGCTTCATCGGGCTGTGCTGGCTGCTGGCGGCGCTGCTGGGCCTGCTGCCGCTGCTCGGCTGGAACTGCGTGTGCGCCTTCCCGCGCTGCTCCAGCCTGCTGCCGCTCTACTCCAAGGCCTACATCCTCTTCTGCGTGGGGGTCTTCGCCTGCATCCTGGCCGCCATCATGGCGCTCTACGGGGCCATCTTCCGCGTGGTGCGCGCCAACGGCCAGAaggccccccgggcccccgcccgCCGCAAGGCCCGCCGGCTGCTCAAGACGGTGCTCATGATCCTGCTGGCCTTCGTCGTGTGCTGGGGCCCGCTCTTCGGCCTGCTGCTGGCCGACGTGTTCAGCTCCACGGACTGGGCGCAGGAGTACCTGCGCGGCATGGACTGGATCCTGGCGCTGGCCGTGCTCAACTCGGCCGTGAACCCCCTCATCTACTCCTTCCGCAGCCGCGAGGTGTGCCAGGCCGTGCTGGGCTTCCTCTGCTGCGGGTGTCTGCGGCTGGGGCTGCGGGGGCCCCGGGACTGCCTGGCCCAGGTCACCGAGGCCCAGTCCTCCACCACGGACAGCTCGCTGAGGCCGAGGGACAGCTTTCGGGGCTCCCGGTCGCTCAGCTTCCGGATGCGAGAGCCCCTGACCAGCATCTCCAGCGTGCGGAGCGTCTGA